One part of the Arabidopsis thaliana chromosome 4, partial sequence genome encodes these proteins:
- the LCR85 gene encoding low-molecular-weight cysteine-rich 85 (low-molecular-weight cysteine-rich 85 (LCR85); FUNCTIONS IN: molecular_function unknown; LOCATED IN: endomembrane system; CONTAINS InterPro DOMAIN/s: Defensin-like protein, Arabidopsis (InterPro:IPR022618), Low-molecular-weight cysteine-rich family (InterPro:IPR020191); BEST Arabidopsis thaliana protein match is: Arabidopsis defensin-like protein (TAIR:AT4G22212.1); Has 30201 Blast hits to 17322 proteins in 780 species: Archae - 12; Bacteria - 1396; Metazoa - 17338; Fungi - 3422; Plants - 5037; Viruses - 0; Other Eukaryotes - 2996 (source: NCBI BLink).), which produces MGSLRVSTFAVAVVVCLSILLMSPTDGRRVCDSAAGLCSMLFSCNTQCNSLGRNFTGGECSDARFPGLSVCYCCHNVESSAEMESM; this is translated from the exons ATGGGGAGCTTAAGAGTGAGCACATTTGCTGTTGCAGTAGTTGTATGTCTCTCCATCCTCCTCATGTCTCCTACAG ATGGGCGTAGAGTGTGTGACAGCGCAGCGGGTTTATGTAGTATGTTGTTCTCTTGCAATACACAATGCAATTCATTGGGCCGCAATTTTACTGGAGGCGAATGCTCAGATGCTCGTTTTCCTGGTTTAAGTGTCTGTTATTGCTGCCATAATGTAGAGAGCAGTGCTGAAATGGAAAGCATGTGA
- the LCR85 gene encoding low-molecular-weight cysteine-rich 85 translates to MGSLRVSTFAVAVVVCLSILLMSPTVDGRRVCDSAAGLCSMLFSCNTQCNSLGRNFTGGECSDARFPGLSVCYCCHNVESSAEMESM, encoded by the exons ATGGGGAGCTTAAGAGTGAGCACATTTGCTGTTGCAGTAGTTGTATGTCTCTCCATCCTCCTCATGTCTCCTACAG TAGATGGGCGTAGAGTGTGTGACAGCGCAGCGGGTTTATGTAGTATGTTGTTCTCTTGCAATACACAATGCAATTCATTGGGCCGCAATTTTACTGGAGGCGAATGCTCAGATGCTCGTTTTCCTGGTTTAAGTGTCTGTTATTGCTGCCATAATGTAGAGAGCAGTGCTGAAATGGAAAGCATGTGA